A portion of the Tiliqua scincoides isolate rTilSci1 chromosome 3, rTilSci1.hap2, whole genome shotgun sequence genome contains these proteins:
- the SMPD1 gene encoding LOW QUALITY PROTEIN: sphingomyelin phosphodiesterase (The sequence of the model RefSeq protein was modified relative to this genomic sequence to represent the inferred CDS: deleted 1 base in 1 codon), protein MGTRGEGPGPLLLLLPPLLLLLLAGAGAEPWEQRLSEAGARFGWRNLSCPACRVLFAALDAGIQLDTSAERIQHLAVKVCINLRLARTEVCKEIIGLFEHDMVTAWLRSVLRPAEICGLLVGSRCGHWDIYSDWNVTLPATPKPPVRPPCPPPPGAPTARVLFLTDLHWDRSYTPGSDAACKDPLCCRGGRPRQGQGAGYWGSHSKCDLPLHTLENLLQHLAAAGPFDMAYWTGDIPAHDVWQQTREDQLLALRTVTGLIQKYLGPLPVYPAVGNHESVPVNAFPPPYVPGNQSSAWLYDAMAQAWQQWLPPAALQTLRLGGFYTHRIQPGLRLISLNMNFCSEANFWLLINSTDPAGQLQWLVQVLQRAEESGEKVHIIGHIPPSHCMRCWSWNYYHILNRFEGTVAGQFFGHTHLDEFELFYDEETLTRPVGVAFVAPSVTTYINLNPGYRIYHLDGIYPSSSYLVLDHETFILNLTEANAPGAVPHWKRLYGAREAYSLPTAFPADWDQLVRRFQSEERLFHNFWYLMYKGNPPSEPCRAACKTALLCALRTGRASDPELCKPLSPQLPFAEVLAWWRRRRLC, encoded by the exons ATGGGGACGCGCGGGGAGGGCCCggggccgctgctgctgctgctgccgcccctgctgctgctgctcctggccgGGGCGGGGGCCGAGCCGTGGGAGCAGCGGCTGTCGGAGGCCGGCGCGCGCTTCGGCTGGCGGAACCTGAGCTGCCCCGCCTGCAGGGTCCTCTTCGCCGCCCTGGACGCGGGCATCCAG ctggacaCCAGTGCCGAGCGTATCCAGCACCTGGCAGTGAAAGTTTGCATCAACTTGCGCCTGGCGCGCACAGAGGTGTGCAAGGAGATAATCGGCCTCTTTGAGCACGACATGGTGACGGCCTGGCTGCGCTCTGTCCTGCGCCCCGCCGAGATCTGCGGCCTCCTGGTTGGCTCCCGCTGTGGCCACTGGGACATTTACTCGGACTGGAACGTCACGCTGCCAGCCACGCCCAAGCCGCCCGTGCGGCCCCCA TGCCCCCCGCCGCCTGGAGCCCCCACGGCCAGGGTGCTGTTCCTCACTGACCTGCACTGGGACCGCAGCTACACGCCCGGCAGTGATGCTGCCTGCAAGGACCCCCTGTGCTGCCGGGGCGGGCGGCCGCGGCAGGGGCAGGGGGCCGGCTACTGGGGTTCGCACAGCAAGTGCGACCTGCCCCTCCACACTCTGGAGAACCTGCTGCAGCATCTGGCTGCTGCCGGGCCCTTCGACATGGCCTACTGGACCGGAGACATCCCGGCACACGACGTCTGGCAGCAGACCCGTGAGGACCAGCTGCTGGCCCTGCGGACGGTGACCGGCCTCATCCAGAAGTACCTGGGGCCCCTGCCGGTCTACCCTGCCGTAGGCAACCACGAGTCTGTGCCGGTGAacgccttcccccctccctatgTGCCCGGGAACCAGTCGTCAGCCTGGCTGTATGATGCCATGGCCCAGgcctggcagcagtggctgcccccCGCAGCCCTGCAAACCCTCAG GCTGGGGGGCTTCTACACCCACCGGATCCAGCCAGGCCTCCGTCTCATTTCACTCAACATGAACTTCTGTTCTGAGGCCAACTTCTGGCTGCTCATCAACTCCACAGACCCAGCCGGGCAGCTGCAGTGGCTGGTGCAGGTCTTGCAGAGGGCAGAGGAGAGCGGGGAGAAG GTGCACATCATCGGCCACATCCCGCCCTCGCATTGCATGCGCTGCTGGAGCTGGAACTACTACCACATCCTCAACAG GTTTGAGGGCACTGTGGCTGGGCAGTTCTTTGGACACACACACTTGGATGAATTTGAGCTGTTCTACGACGAGGAGACACTGACCCGCCCCGTGGGGGTTGCGTTTGTGGCTCCCAGTGTCACTACTTACATCAACCTCAACCCAG GGTACCGAATCTACCACCTGGATGGCATCTACCCCAGCAGCTCTTACTTGGTCCTTGATCATGAAACTTTCATCTTGAACTTGACAGAGGCGAACGCCCCTGGGGCAGTGCCCCACTGGAAGCGCCTCTATGGGGCACGGGAGGCCTACAGCTTGCCCACAGCCTTCCCAGCAGACTGGGACCAGCTGGTACGTCGCTTCCAGAGTGAGGAGCGCCTCTTCCACAACTTCTGGTACCTCATGTACAAGGGCAACCCTCCCAGTGAGCCTTGCCGCGCTGCCTGCAAGACGGCACTGCTCTGCGCGCTCCGCACCGGCCGTGCCAGCGACCCTGAGCTCTGCAAGCCCCTGAGCCCTCAGCTGCCCTTTGCGGAGGTTCTGGCCTGGTGGCGACGGAGACGGCTCTGCTAG